A region from the Salvelinus sp. IW2-2015 linkage group LG19, ASM291031v2, whole genome shotgun sequence genome encodes:
- the bcl2b gene encoding apoptosis regulator Bcl-2 isoform X2, whose product MANDDNRFIVEKYICHKLLKRGYAWDFEDAEEEEGAANNGSMISPRPGLARRCHGANNAGQGSVPRLSKWLSQPDPHAAIHRVLREAGDELERLYQPDFAEMSHQLYLTSSTAERRFREVIDELFRDGVNWGRIIAFFEFGGTICVECVNKEMTSQVDHIAVWMTEYLNGPLLSWIQENGGW is encoded by the exons ATGGCAAACGACGACAACCGCTTTATAGTGGAAAAGTACATTTGTCACAAACTCTTGAAACGAGGATATGCGTGGGATTTCGAGGAtgccgaggaggaggaaggtgcTGCTAATAATGGGTCGATGATTTCTCCTCGGCCGGGTTTGGCACGGCGGTGCCACGGGGCCAATAACGCCGGACAGGGCAGCGTCCCTCGTCTTTCCAAATGGCTCTCCCAACCGGACCCGCATGCAGCTATTCACAGAGTTTTGCGTGAGGCCGGGGACGAACTCGAAAGACTGTACCAGCCCGACTTCGCAGAGATGTCACACCAGCTGTATCTCACATCCTCCACGGCTGAGAGGAGATTTAGAGAGGTGATAGACGAGTTGTTCAGGGATGGGGTTAACTGGGGACGGATTATCGCCTTCTTCGAGTTCGGGGGCACAATATGCGTGGAATGCGTGAACAAGGAGATGACGTCGCAGGTGGATCACATCGCGGTGTGGATGACAGAGTATCTAAATGGACCACTGCTCAGCTGGATTCAGGAGAACGGGGGATGG tag